In Desulfobulbus oralis, one DNA window encodes the following:
- a CDS encoding metallophosphoesterase, which yields MLTLFFAILLPACWLAGHALLRHDWSWPRRIAAILGLAVVSQVYAIDSALFRNLAGPDIPAWLLTLQIWLFTALILLFLWTFCLDGLRLCRWLFRRLAPPNASHAAFSSSRRSFLRKSGTLVCSFVPPAFSLGASAAGLYKGTEVPSLHRMVLFLPDLPSELDGFKIAHLADIHVGPLTSINWVRTIVEITNATAPDVIALSGDLADGRWEYRVARGGNRIQAALEYAGLTAKHGVFACTGNHEYYSDYAGWMQLYHKVGIRVLHNEGLVLKHGRARLVLAGLDDRAARRIGRQPLGVEQVFAGLPGRAEGAVRVLLDHGPRRARRNARAGIDLQLSGHTHGGQCIGMDRIVQQANRGFVRGWYQVADMALYVTSGAGLWAGFPVRMGVPAEVALITLRPGSGKAPCWQEL from the coding sequence ATGCTGACTCTTTTCTTCGCCATTCTGCTGCCGGCATGCTGGTTGGCCGGGCATGCGCTGTTGCGGCACGACTGGTCCTGGCCCCGGCGGATTGCCGCCATTCTGGGGCTGGCAGTGGTGTCGCAGGTGTATGCCATCGATTCGGCCCTGTTCCGCAACCTTGCCGGACCGGATATACCGGCCTGGCTCCTGACGCTGCAGATCTGGCTCTTTACCGCATTGATTCTGCTGTTCCTCTGGACCTTCTGTCTGGATGGCCTCCGCCTCTGTCGCTGGCTGTTTCGCCGCCTTGCGCCGCCAAACGCGAGCCATGCCGCTTTTTCGTCCAGCCGCCGCAGCTTCCTCAGGAAAAGCGGCACGCTGGTCTGTTCGTTCGTGCCGCCGGCCTTTTCCCTGGGTGCCTCGGCAGCCGGTCTGTACAAGGGCACGGAGGTGCCCTCCCTGCACCGGATGGTGCTTTTTCTGCCAGACCTGCCGTCGGAACTCGACGGTTTCAAAATCGCGCATCTGGCCGACATCCACGTGGGACCGCTGACCAGCATCAACTGGGTGCGGACGATTGTGGAGATAACCAATGCCACGGCCCCGGATGTGATCGCCCTGAGCGGCGATCTGGCGGACGGCCGCTGGGAATACCGGGTGGCCAGGGGCGGCAACCGCATCCAGGCGGCTTTGGAGTATGCGGGCCTGACAGCGAAACACGGGGTCTTTGCCTGTACCGGCAACCACGAATATTACAGCGATTATGCGGGCTGGATGCAGCTGTACCACAAGGTGGGCATCCGGGTTTTGCACAACGAGGGTCTGGTCCTGAAGCATGGCCGGGCCAGGCTGGTGCTGGCCGGTCTGGACGACCGCGCGGCCCGGCGCATAGGCCGGCAGCCGCTCGGGGTGGAACAGGTGTTTGCCGGCCTCCCGGGCAGAGCCGAGGGTGCAGTCCGCGTTCTGCTGGATCATGGTCCCAGACGCGCCCGTCGCAATGCCCGGGCCGGCATCGACCTGCAGCTCTCCGGCCACACGCATGGCGGCCAGTGCATCGGCATGGACAGGATCGTGCAGCAGGCGAACAGGGGCTTTGTCCGGGGTTGGTACCAGGTCGCAGACATGGCGCTCTATGTGACCAGCGGCGCCGGTCTGTGGGCGGGTTTTCCGGTGCGGATGGGAGTGCCAGCGGAAGTTGCGCTGATTACCCTGAGGCCAGGCAGCGGCAAGGCCCCCTGCTGGCAGGAGCTGTGA
- a CDS encoding HNH endonuclease encodes MNEQEMLRALMGMSEPDEAELRRERDKARQLRKTRWWQQKTASGECWYCGKKVGYANLTMDHVVPLSRGGRSTKDNLVPCCKDCNTKKQSLLPVEWASYMQRLDGRGG; translated from the coding sequence ATGAACGAACAGGAAATGCTGCGGGCGCTCATGGGCATGAGCGAGCCGGACGAGGCGGAGCTCCGGCGGGAGCGCGACAAGGCCCGGCAACTGCGGAAGACCCGCTGGTGGCAGCAGAAAACTGCAAGCGGCGAGTGCTGGTACTGCGGCAAAAAGGTGGGCTACGCCAATTTGACCATGGACCACGTTGTGCCGCTTTCACGGGGCGGCCGCAGCACCAAAGACAACCTCGTCCCCTGCTGCAAGGACTGCAATACCAAAAAACAGAGCCTGCTGCCTGTGGAGTGGGCAAGCTACATGCAGCGACTCGACGGCAGGGGCGGGTGA
- a CDS encoding bifunctional folylpolyglutamate synthase/dihydrofolate synthase, whose protein sequence is MDYSESCAYLDSLQMFRIKLGLETMRLLLAGLGHPERGLACIHIAGTNGKGSVGSTLRSLFGAAGWRAGLYSSPHLVSVRERFAIGEELISEAEFAALMTALRREIAAIPAGPEPTWFECATLAAFRWLAEKQVDVAILETGLGGRLDATNVVQPLVSIITDISRDHEAYLGADLKSIAAEKAGIIKPGVPVVCSGRNGDSRAVIEACCTRNASPLYLFGRDFSAAMRPHGLYYRGIHGREFRDLPLVLPGEHQVLNAALALAALELVAGRLPVDEAAIRRGMAAVHWPGRMEYLQARGRRIVLDGAHNEAGVAALCAALEALEAGRRIVLIWGNMADKNMAAARSRLFALAGSIILTRAETLRSARPGELQQGLAPAERARTRVVEPVAAALNAALADTGPEDLLCVAGSLYLVGQVRSLLKPGAAV, encoded by the coding sequence ATGGACTATTCTGAATCCTGCGCGTACCTGGACAGCCTGCAGATGTTTCGCATCAAGCTGGGACTTGAGACCATGCGGCTGCTGCTGGCAGGTCTGGGCCATCCGGAACGGGGACTGGCCTGCATCCACATTGCCGGAACCAACGGCAAGGGCTCGGTGGGCAGTACATTGCGTTCGCTCTTTGGGGCGGCTGGCTGGCGTGCAGGCTTGTATTCCTCGCCACATCTGGTGAGTGTGCGGGAGCGTTTCGCCATCGGAGAGGAGCTCATCAGCGAAGCGGAATTCGCTGCCCTGATGACAGCGCTGCGCCGGGAGATCGCGGCGATTCCGGCCGGCCCGGAGCCCACCTGGTTTGAATGCGCGACCCTTGCGGCCTTCCGCTGGCTGGCCGAAAAGCAGGTGGACGTCGCCATCCTGGAAACCGGGCTGGGTGGCCGGCTGGATGCCACCAATGTGGTGCAGCCGCTCGTATCGATCATCACCGATATCAGTCGCGATCACGAGGCCTATTTGGGTGCGGACCTCAAAAGCATTGCCGCGGAAAAAGCGGGCATCATCAAGCCCGGGGTGCCGGTGGTCTGCTCCGGCCGAAACGGCGACAGCAGGGCAGTCATAGAAGCATGCTGTACACGGAACGCGAGCCCGCTCTACCTGTTCGGCCGTGATTTTTCGGCGGCAATGCGGCCCCATGGTCTGTATTATCGCGGCATTCACGGCCGGGAATTTCGGGATCTGCCGCTTGTGTTGCCGGGCGAGCATCAGGTCCTGAACGCGGCTTTGGCCCTGGCCGCGCTGGAACTCGTGGCTGGGCGCCTGCCGGTGGACGAAGCGGCCATCCGGCGCGGCATGGCGGCAGTGCACTGGCCGGGTCGCATGGAATACCTGCAGGCACGAGGCCGCCGCATTGTTCTGGATGGAGCGCACAACGAGGCGGGCGTGGCGGCCCTCTGTGCGGCGCTGGAGGCCCTGGAGGCAGGGCGCCGCATCGTGCTGATCTGGGGCAATATGGCGGACAAGAACATGGCGGCAGCGCGCAGCCGGCTCTTCGCGCTGGCCGGCAGCATCATTCTGACCCGGGCCGAAACCCTGCGCTCGGCCAGGCCCGGCGAGTTGCAGCAGGGGCTCGCTCCTGCCGAGCGGGCCAGAACCCGGGTAGTGGAGCCGGTGGCCGCGGCGCTGAACGCGGCCTTGGCGGATACCGGGCCGGAGGATTTGCTCTGCGTGGCTGGTTCCCTCTATTTGGTGGGCCAGGTGCGGTCACTGCTCAAGCCGGGGGCTGCGGTATGA
- a CDS encoding Crp/Fnr family transcriptional regulator — protein sequence MKISELRTRCRLFAGIEAGEFAPVLRCLAAVRRSCSDGAAIFRAGERKFSVGIVLSGGVRIVHEDFRGRRMILAQVPEGELFAEAFACAGIGALPFDVVACGRTEVLLADYERIVTRCSNACAVHARIIANMACILAEKNVHLATKMQCLSLRSTRDRLLAFLSSRLDKGRDTVEIPFNRQELADYLSVDRSALSRELGLMQKEGLLRFHKNRFTLL from the coding sequence ATGAAAATTTCCGAATTACGGACGCGCTGCCGCCTGTTTGCAGGCATCGAGGCCGGCGAATTTGCTCCCGTGCTGCGCTGTCTGGCAGCGGTCCGTCGGAGCTGCTCCGACGGGGCCGCGATTTTCCGGGCCGGAGAGCGAAAGTTTTCCGTGGGCATTGTCCTTTCCGGCGGTGTGCGGATAGTGCACGAAGATTTCCGGGGCCGCCGGATGATCCTGGCCCAGGTGCCCGAGGGCGAACTCTTTGCCGAGGCCTTTGCCTGTGCCGGAATAGGGGCCCTGCCCTTTGACGTGGTCGCCTGCGGGCGCACGGAAGTGCTGTTGGCCGACTATGAGCGCATTGTCACCAGATGCTCCAACGCCTGTGCCGTCCATGCCCGGATAATTGCCAACATGGCCTGTATCCTCGCGGAAAAAAATGTGCATCTGGCCACGAAGATGCAATGCCTGTCGCTCCGCAGCACCCGCGACAGGCTCCTGGCCTTTCTGTCCTCCCGGCTCGACAAGGGCCGTGACACCGTGGAAATTCCCTTCAACCGGCAGGAGTTGGCCGACTACCTCAGTGTCGACCGCAGTGCCCTTTCCCGCGAGCTGGGCCTGATGCAAAAGGAGGGCCTGCTGCGCTTTCACAAAAACCGCTTTACCCTGCTATGA
- the nrfH gene encoding cytochrome c nitrite reductase small subunit — protein sequence MKKKSTIMPWIAMCSVAVALLVFLNLMRETKMLTLLSHESEACIVCHPMNTLYATWQHSSHRNGTVCIDCHLPNDGFVNKWMAKARDGMRHSTAMTLRNYGMNLHVTDDAAGRIQANCIRCHESAVSQMLDNSALYAKQRDDTVQTGRRCWECHRSVPHGRMRNLAATQNNFLEQDIK from the coding sequence ATGAAAAAAAAGAGCACGATCATGCCCTGGATCGCCATGTGTTCGGTGGCGGTAGCGCTTCTGGTCTTTCTCAATCTGATGCGGGAAACGAAAATGCTGACGCTTCTGTCGCACGAGTCGGAGGCCTGTATCGTCTGTCATCCGATGAACACCCTGTACGCCACCTGGCAGCACAGTTCCCACCGGAACGGCACGGTCTGCATCGACTGCCACCTGCCCAACGACGGCTTCGTCAACAAATGGATGGCCAAGGCCCGTGACGGCATGCGCCACTCCACGGCCATGACGCTCAGAAACTACGGCATGAACCTGCACGTGACCGACGATGCGGCGGGCCGCATTCAGGCCAACTGCATTCGCTGCCACGAGAGCGCGGTTTCCCAGATGCTGGACAACAGCGCACTGTACGCCAAGCAGCGGGACGACACGGTGCAAACGGGTCGCCGCTGCTGGGAATGTCATCGCAGCGTGCCTCACGGGCGCATGCGCAACCTGGCCGCTACCCAGAACAACTTTCTTGAGCAGGACATCAAATAA
- the nrfA gene encoding ammonia-forming cytochrome c nitrite reductase — protein sequence MKKYQVVTSVSVLAIVAMLLLTVSVRENKADQARIAATPEIKAFEVRSSEWGRHYPRQYSTYMQTKKSDAFIDVLGDLEPGLVINWAGYAFSKDYSRPRGHYYMLEDQAVTLRTGAPDPAKGIPSPQPTACWTCKGPDVSRLIARDGELEFFTGTWDKYGSEVVNPVGCADCHDPKTMKLVTTRPHLKRAVDASGILKYDEATQQDMRSLVCAQCHIEYYFKPTEWTDKNGEKKVAKVNTLPWDKGLSVEAIEQYYDEIGFTDYTHKLSKAPILKAQHPDYELFRTSIHFKRGLACADCHMPYVREGGVKYTSHQILGNPLDSIGNTCLNCHHDSEEGFRAIIKRKLERKYELAKQATVSIATAHLEAQKAWELGASEEEMRPALMDIRKGQWRWDFALASHGSFFHAPEEMLRIVADATHYGQEARIKLRAILAKYGAGDYVAPDFSTKEKAQALAGIDLLKESREKTRFLNTVRKEWFNEAKKKGVFDPQGEQDMIPFISAWPVPAEDGSTEKAPMETKAAGEQTPDRQATEKL from the coding sequence ATGAAGAAATATCAGGTTGTGACGTCCGTATCGGTGCTCGCCATTGTGGCCATGCTGCTTCTGACCGTGTCCGTCAGGGAAAACAAGGCGGATCAGGCGAGAATCGCCGCCACGCCGGAAATCAAAGCATTCGAGGTGCGCTCTTCCGAATGGGGCAGGCATTATCCCCGCCAGTACTCCACCTACATGCAGACCAAAAAAAGCGACGCCTTCATAGACGTTTTGGGGGATCTGGAACCGGGCCTGGTCATCAACTGGGCGGGTTATGCCTTTTCCAAGGATTACAGCCGGCCCCGCGGGCACTACTACATGCTGGAGGATCAGGCGGTCACCCTGCGTACCGGCGCGCCCGATCCGGCCAAAGGTATTCCCAGCCCCCAGCCGACCGCCTGCTGGACCTGCAAGGGGCCGGATGTGTCCCGGCTGATCGCCCGGGACGGCGAGCTGGAATTCTTCACCGGCACCTGGGACAAGTACGGCAGCGAAGTGGTCAATCCGGTGGGTTGCGCCGACTGCCACGATCCCAAGACCATGAAGCTGGTCACCACGCGGCCCCATCTGAAACGCGCCGTGGATGCCAGCGGCATCCTCAAGTACGACGAGGCCACCCAGCAGGATATGCGCTCCCTGGTCTGCGCCCAATGCCATATCGAGTACTACTTCAAGCCCACGGAATGGACGGACAAAAACGGCGAGAAGAAGGTGGCCAAAGTCAACACCCTGCCCTGGGACAAGGGGCTTTCCGTGGAGGCGATCGAGCAGTATTACGATGAAATCGGCTTCACCGATTACACCCACAAACTCAGCAAGGCGCCCATCCTCAAGGCCCAGCACCCGGACTACGAGCTTTTCCGCACCAGCATCCACTTCAAACGTGGTCTGGCCTGCGCCGACTGTCATATGCCCTATGTACGCGAAGGGGGTGTGAAGTATACCAGCCATCAAATTCTGGGCAATCCGCTGGACAGCATAGGCAATACCTGCCTGAACTGCCATCATGACAGCGAAGAGGGTTTTCGCGCCATCATCAAGCGGAAACTGGAGCGAAAATACGAGCTGGCCAAACAGGCCACGGTGAGCATCGCCACCGCCCATCTCGAGGCGCAGAAGGCCTGGGAACTGGGGGCAAGCGAAGAGGAAATGCGGCCCGCGCTCATGGACATCCGCAAGGGCCAGTGGCGCTGGGATTTTGCCCTGGCCTCCCATGGCTCCTTCTTCCATGCCCCTGAGGAAATGCTGCGCATCGTTGCCGACGCTACCCACTACGGCCAGGAGGCGCGTATCAAGTTGCGGGCCATTCTGGCCAAATACGGCGCTGGCGATTACGTGGCGCCCGATTTCTCCACCAAGGAAAAGGCCCAGGCCCTTGCTGGCATTGACCTGCTCAAGGAAAGCCGGGAAAAGACCCGCTTTCTCAATACGGTCCGCAAGGAATGGTTCAACGAGGCCAAGAAAAAGGGGGTCTTTGACCCGCAGGGCGAACAGGATATGATCCCCTTCATTTCCGCCTGGCCGGTGCCTGCGGAGGACGGATCCACGGAAAAGGCGCCCATGGAGACCAAGGCTGCCGGGGAGCAGACTCCCGACAGGCAGGCCACGGAAAAGCTGTAA
- a CDS encoding adenylosuccinate synthase, with amino-acid sequence MASVVVVGAQWGDEGKGKVVDLLTRYADYVVRYQGGNNAGHTLVVDGKKYVFHLVPSGILYEDKVCVIGNGVVVDAAVLLGELDDLAAQGLQVDPKRLLISSGAHLIMPYHRLLDQAREGALSSGKKIGTTGRGIGPCYMDKVGRVGLKVGDLLDMPLFRDKLAAALEEKNFMLTKLYGQKSLDAGAIAAEFEPLGERLAPFVGNASVLLDQARKAGRHILFEGAQGTQLDVDNGTYPFVTSSNTVAGGACTGSGFGPVHVDAVIGIAKAYTTRVGGGPFPTELPEEDAIGAHLQTQGHEFGATTGRRRRCGWFDTVVVRDAVRLNGLTGLAITKLDVLTGLKTLQLASHYEVAGERYERMPENIRKAAQAKAFYESLPGWDEDISGVRELADLPAAARDYLKRLEDLSEVSPAMVSVGADREATIMLKNPFEPV; translated from the coding sequence ATGGCCAGTGTAGTCGTTGTTGGGGCGCAGTGGGGAGATGAGGGCAAAGGCAAGGTGGTCGATCTGTTGACCCGCTATGCCGATTATGTGGTTCGCTACCAAGGCGGCAACAATGCCGGCCACACCCTTGTGGTGGACGGAAAAAAATATGTGTTTCACCTCGTGCCCTCCGGCATTCTGTACGAAGACAAAGTCTGTGTCATCGGCAACGGCGTGGTGGTGGACGCGGCCGTGTTGCTGGGCGAACTGGACGATCTTGCAGCGCAGGGCCTGCAGGTCGATCCGAAGCGACTGCTCATCAGCTCGGGCGCCCACCTCATCATGCCCTACCACCGCCTGCTGGATCAGGCTAGGGAGGGGGCGCTCTCTTCCGGCAAAAAAATCGGCACCACTGGTCGCGGCATCGGCCCCTGCTACATGGACAAGGTCGGACGCGTGGGCCTGAAGGTGGGCGATCTCCTGGACATGCCCTTGTTCCGCGACAAGCTGGCCGCAGCGCTGGAAGAAAAGAATTTCATGCTCACCAAACTCTACGGACAGAAGAGTCTGGATGCCGGGGCCATTGCCGCCGAGTTCGAGCCCCTGGGCGAGCGCCTGGCGCCCTTTGTCGGCAATGCCTCTGTGCTGCTGGACCAGGCTCGCAAGGCCGGCCGGCACATTCTCTTCGAAGGCGCGCAGGGCACCCAGCTCGATGTGGACAACGGCACCTATCCCTTTGTCACCTCATCCAACACCGTGGCCGGCGGCGCCTGCACGGGCAGCGGTTTCGGCCCGGTGCATGTGGATGCCGTCATCGGCATTGCCAAGGCCTATACCACGCGGGTCGGCGGCGGGCCCTTCCCCACCGAACTGCCGGAAGAGGACGCCATCGGCGCCCATCTGCAGACGCAAGGCCACGAATTCGGAGCGACCACCGGTCGGCGCCGCCGTTGCGGCTGGTTTGACACCGTGGTGGTGCGGGATGCCGTGCGCCTGAACGGACTGACCGGTCTGGCCATCACCAAACTGGACGTGCTCACGGGCCTGAAGACGCTGCAACTGGCCAGTCATTATGAGGTGGCGGGCGAACGCTATGAGCGGATGCCGGAAAACATCAGAAAGGCGGCACAGGCAAAAGCCTTTTATGAAAGCTTGCCCGGCTGGGACGAAGACATTTCCGGCGTGCGCGAACTGGCCGATTTGCCGGCAGCGGCCCGCGACTATCTGAAGCGGCTCGAAGATTTGAGCGAAGTCAGCCCGGCCATGGTCTCGGTCGGAGCGGACCGGGAGGCCACCATTATGTTGAAGAACCCTTTTGAGCCTGTCTGA
- the rpoZ gene encoding DNA-directed RNA polymerase subunit omega → MARITVEDCLDSVNGNRFQLIHLVVERIRQHRKGEPYLVKDKNREVVMTLREVAAGKVRVDNIQTLAAKLKKDKKTEAASEEDAKQQAPTA, encoded by the coding sequence ATGGCACGTATTACCGTGGAAGATTGTCTGGACAGTGTGAATGGCAACCGCTTTCAACTGATTCATCTGGTGGTGGAGCGGATTCGCCAGCACCGCAAGGGCGAACCCTATCTGGTGAAGGACAAAAACCGGGAAGTGGTCATGACCCTGCGTGAAGTGGCAGCCGGCAAGGTACGGGTCGACAATATTCAGACTTTGGCTGCGAAGCTGAAGAAAGACAAAAAGACCGAGGCCGCTTCCGAAGAGGACGCCAAACAGCAGGCCCCGACCGCTTGA
- the dnaJ gene encoding molecular chaperone DnaJ has product MSQTYYEILEVGKTATAEVIKKAYRKMAMKYHPDRNPGDPEAELHFKEAAEAYEVLSDPEKRRIYDTYGKEGLQNSGYGGPGGNADIFSHINDLFGDIFGFGGGRRRDPNVPVQGADLRYDLRISFMDAVHGIDRDIEIVRRETCWTCEGTGARPGYKPQTCPACHGRGQILRSQGFFQVSSPCPHCGGTGQVIAQPCQDCGGSGLVRKTKTVKLHIPAGVDDGSRMRLSGEGEGGRRGGPSGDLYVVLHVEPHEHFQREGQTIFLELPLAMVNAALGCTVDVPTIHGTSKLEIPPGAQSGDRFTLQGEGVPGLRGGRGDMLVEVRVKTPTKLSDEQRELLRRFAELSRDAKPEQEESGFFGRLFQGLGQKPNPKSGKKQKAQN; this is encoded by the coding sequence ATGAGCCAGACGTATTACGAAATTCTCGAGGTCGGGAAGACGGCCACCGCCGAAGTCATTAAAAAGGCCTATCGCAAGATGGCCATGAAGTATCACCCCGACCGGAATCCCGGCGATCCCGAAGCGGAGCTGCATTTCAAGGAGGCGGCCGAGGCCTACGAGGTGCTGAGCGATCCGGAAAAACGCCGTATCTACGACACCTATGGCAAGGAAGGCCTGCAGAACAGCGGCTACGGAGGGCCGGGCGGCAATGCAGACATTTTCTCGCACATCAACGACCTCTTCGGCGATATCTTCGGTTTTGGCGGCGGCCGGCGGCGCGATCCCAATGTGCCGGTGCAGGGTGCGGATCTGCGCTACGATCTGCGCATTTCCTTCATGGATGCGGTGCACGGCATAGACCGTGATATAGAAATCGTCCGGCGCGAAACCTGCTGGACCTGCGAAGGCACGGGCGCCCGGCCCGGTTACAAGCCCCAGACCTGCCCGGCCTGTCACGGCAGAGGCCAGATTCTCCGCTCCCAGGGTTTTTTTCAGGTCAGCTCCCCCTGTCCGCACTGCGGCGGCACGGGTCAGGTCATTGCCCAGCCCTGTCAGGATTGCGGCGGTTCCGGGCTGGTGCGCAAGACCAAGACCGTGAAGCTGCATATCCCGGCCGGGGTGGACGATGGCTCCAGAATGCGGCTTTCCGGCGAGGGCGAGGGCGGACGCCGCGGGGGGCCCTCGGGCGATCTGTATGTGGTGCTGCATGTCGAGCCCCACGAGCATTTTCAGCGGGAAGGCCAGACCATATTTCTGGAGCTGCCGCTGGCCATGGTCAACGCCGCTCTGGGCTGTACCGTGGATGTGCCGACCATTCACGGCACCAGCAAACTGGAAATTCCGCCAGGCGCCCAGTCCGGCGACCGTTTCACCCTGCAGGGCGAGGGTGTGCCCGGCCTGCGCGGCGGCAGGGGCGATATGCTGGTCGAGGTGCGGGTCAAAACGCCTACAAAGCTGAGCGACGAGCAGCGCGAGCTGCTGCGGCGCTTTGCCGAGTTGAGCAGGGACGCCAAGCCGGAACAGGAGGAAAGTGGCTTCTTTGGCCGTCTTTTTCAGGGTCTGGGCCAGAAGCCAAACCCCAAAAGCGGTAAAAAGCAAAAGGCACAGAACTAG
- the dksA gene encoding RNA polymerase-binding protein DksA has translation MTNEELLSFKRLLEDMKASINAGVDRTLDTLNAPAGNIPDPNDRASLETDLSFELRLRERDRKLGSKIDAALKRIGDGTFGICKSCGRQISRQRLEARPVTELCIDCKTRQEKREKEQGR, from the coding sequence ATGACCAACGAAGAATTGCTGAGTTTTAAAAGACTGCTGGAAGATATGAAGGCATCGATCAATGCCGGAGTCGACCGAACCCTGGACACGCTGAACGCCCCTGCCGGCAACATTCCCGATCCCAACGACCGGGCCAGTCTGGAAACCGACCTGAGCTTCGAGTTGCGCCTGCGCGAACGTGACCGCAAGCTGGGTTCCAAGATTGACGCGGCGCTCAAACGGATCGGCGACGGCACCTTCGGCATCTGCAAAAGCTGCGGCCGGCAGATTTCCCGGCAGCGGCTGGAGGCCCGCCCGGTGACCGAGTTGTGCATCGATTGTAAAACCCGGCAGGAAAAGCGGGAAAAAGAACAGGGGCGCTGA
- the galT gene encoding galactose-1-phosphate uridylyltransferase, protein MPELRKDPILGRWIIISQERGKRPSDFLIPDKARTMGGFCPLCPGNEHTTPHEVLVYGRDGGAPADSPGWKLRVVPNKFPALIIEGNLDKQAEGLYDRMNGIGAHEVIIDTPDHNTRFVDLPPDEIQLSFAAYQSRIRDLSQDRRFNYVLVFKNYGCAAGASLEHSHTQLIALPVLPRMTDAELAGALSYFRYKDRCIYCDIIRQELQQNIRVVCQNEHFVTLTPFAPRSPFELWILPKEHSSSYIDLPESRLSSLAAIFSESMRRLDGCIPDVSYNFLLHTQPLRSEALEHYHWHFEILPALTSIAGFERGTGFYINPMPPEQSCACLKAVHL, encoded by the coding sequence ATGCCCGAACTGCGCAAAGACCCTATCCTTGGCCGCTGGATCATCATCTCCCAGGAACGGGGCAAACGGCCCTCGGATTTCTTGATTCCGGACAAAGCCCGGACAATGGGGGGCTTTTGCCCCCTCTGTCCTGGCAACGAGCACACCACGCCGCACGAGGTGCTGGTTTACGGCCGTGACGGCGGGGCCCCGGCAGACAGCCCCGGCTGGAAGCTCAGGGTGGTGCCGAACAAGTTTCCGGCCCTGATCATCGAAGGCAATCTGGACAAGCAGGCGGAAGGCCTCTACGACCGCATGAACGGCATCGGTGCGCACGAGGTCATCATTGACACCCCGGACCATAACACCCGCTTCGTCGATCTGCCGCCCGACGAGATACAGTTGTCCTTTGCGGCCTATCAGAGCCGGATCCGCGATCTTTCGCAGGACCGGCGTTTCAACTACGTGCTTGTCTTCAAGAATTACGGCTGCGCTGCCGGGGCCTCTCTCGAACACTCCCATACCCAGCTCATCGCCCTGCCGGTCCTGCCCCGGATGACCGATGCCGAGCTGGCCGGCGCGCTTTCCTATTTCCGCTACAAGGACCGCTGCATCTACTGCGACATCATCCGGCAGGAACTGCAGCAGAACATCCGCGTGGTCTGCCAGAACGAGCACTTTGTCACCCTGACGCCCTTTGCCCCGCGCTCGCCCTTTGAGCTGTGGATTCTGCCCAAGGAGCACAGCTCTTCCTACATCGACCTGCCCGAGTCCCGGCTGTCCTCGCTCGCGGCCATTTTTTCCGAATCCATGCGCCGTCTTGACGGCTGCATTCCCGATGTTTCCTATAATTTCCTGCTGCACACCCAACCGCTCCGCAGTGAAGCGCTCGAACACTACCACTGGCATTTCGAGATTCTGCCGGCCCTGACCTCCATAGCGGGATTCGAGCGGGGTACGGGCTTCTACATCAACCCCATGCCACCGGAGCAGAGTTGCGCCTGTCTGAAGGCGGTTCATCTTTAA
- a CDS encoding response regulator encodes MPPKKILIIDDEPAIQMLYNEEFVDAGYTVASAYNGEEGLAAFTEDPPDLVILDINMPGPNGIEVLRRMKEQRPDVPVILNSAYQEFKQDLGAWASDAYIVKSYDIDELKETVRRLLA; translated from the coding sequence ATGCCACCGAAAAAAATCCTGATCATCGATGACGAACCCGCCATCCAGATGTTGTACAACGAGGAATTTGTCGATGCGGGCTACACGGTGGCAAGCGCCTACAACGGCGAGGAGGGCCTGGCCGCCTTTACCGAAGATCCCCCGGATCTGGTCATCCTGGACATCAACATGCCGGGGCCGAACGGCATCGAGGTGCTGCGGCGCATGAAGGAACAGCGGCCCGATGTGCCGGTGATCCTCAATTCGGCCTACCAGGAGTTCAAGCAGGACCTGGGCGCCTGGGCTTCCGATGCCTACATCGTCAAATCCTACGACATCGACGAGCTGAAGGAAACCGTCCGCCGGCTTCTGGCCTGA